The sequence TGTTCGTTTTATTTCGCCTGAATTGTAGCTGCATCAAGAACATGCGAAAGATACATATACTTCGTTTTAGAAACAGGCCGCCCCTCATAAAATGCAACCATGTCCCCCATTTTTGCTACTTCCGTTTCATCATGCACTTTATACTTTTTACTAACGCGA is a genomic window of Candidatus Babeliales bacterium containing:
- the rpsQ gene encoding 30S ribosomal protein S17, which encodes MTQTKETKRKVFIGKVISDKMDKTVTVLTERTFMHPVFHKVVRVSKKYKVHDETEVAKMGDMVAFYEGRPVSKTKYMYLSHVLDAATIQAK